One genomic segment of Primulina tabacum isolate GXHZ01 chromosome 9, ASM2559414v2, whole genome shotgun sequence includes these proteins:
- the LOC142555117 gene encoding MLO-like protein 6 — MAGADGGRTLEQTPTWAVAVVCFFLVAISIVIEFFIHLIGKWLKSKHKMALYESLEKVKAELMLLGFISLLLTVGQNLIAEICISEEAAATWHPCSKRQESEKYPETLLDGNGRKLLTTVGGDDDGGNHRRFLASAKTDKCGAQGKVTFVSAYGIHQLHIFIFVLAIFHVLYCIVTLALGRLKMRRWKAWEKETKTAEYQFSNDPERFRFARETSFGRRHMSFWSKTPPSLWIVCFFRQFVRSVPKVDYLTLRHGFIMAHLAPHSQTNFDFQKYIKRSLEEDFKVVVGISPPIWFFAVLFLLFNTHGWYSYFWLPFIPLIIILLVGTKLQVIITKMGLSIQERGEVVKGVPVVQPGDDLFWFNHPRLILYLINFVLFQNAFQMAFFVWTTYEFGLRSCFHEHVEDIVIRISMGILIQILCSYVTLPLYALVTQMGSSMRPTIFNERIATALRNWHHTAKKHIKHNKHSTSVTPISSMPPTPSHGMSPVHLLRNHKSDMDSLQTSPHKPGYYLEHWDPEGSSSPTHFHKGDGSSAFQHHVELGHYVVQEEEINLDHGSSQVAPLPLSSNERVEVNFDGRKDFSFEKRTKA, encoded by the exons ATGGCCGGAGCCGACGGAGGAAGGACGTTGGAGCAGACCCCGACGTGGGCTGTGGCAGTTGTGTGTTTCTTCTTGGTAGCTATTTCTATAGTCATCGAGTTCTTTATCCACTTAATAGGAAAG TGGTTGAAGTCGAAGCATAAAATGGCTCTATACGAATCATTGGAGAAGGTTAAAGCTG AGTTGATGCTGCTGGGATTCATCTCCTTGCTGCTGACGGTTGGACAAAATCTGATTGCCGAGATATGCATATCGGAGGAAGCGGCAGCCACGTGGCATCCATGCAGCAAGAGGCAAGAATCAGAAAAATACCCCGAGACTCTCCTGGACGGAAACGGCCGGAAACTTCTGACCACTGTCGGCGGAGACGACGACGGCGGCAATCATCGGAGATTCTTGGCCTCTGCCAAAACTGACAAATGTGGAGCCCAG GGAAAAGTGACATTTGTTTCTGCATATGGAATCCATCAGCTTCACATTTTCATCTTTGTTCTTGCTATTTTCCATGTCCTCTACTGTATCGTCACTTTAGCCTTGGGAAGATTGAAG atGAGGAGATGGAAAGCATgggaaaaagaaacaaaaacggCTGAATACCAATTTTCAAATG ATCCGGAGAGATTCAGGTTCGCTAGAGAAACATCATTCGGAAGGAGACACATGAGCTTCTGGAGCAAAACGCCCCCTTCTCTTTGGATT gTTTGTTTCTTTAGACAATTCGTACGATCTGTGCCCAAAGTTGATTACTTGACTCTCCGCCATGGATTTATCATG GCGCACTTGGCTCCACACAGCCaaacaaattttgattttcagaAGTATATCAAGAGGTCATTAGAAGAAGACTTCAAAGTTGTGGTTGGGATAAG TCCACCAATATGGTTTTTCGCCGTGCTGTTCTTACTCTTCAACACTCACG GCTGGTACTCATATTTTTGGCTACCATTCATCCCATTGATT ATTATATTGCTTGTGGGAACAAAGCTACAAGTGATAATAACAAAAATGGGGCTGAGTATTCAAGAGCGCGGTGAAGTGGTTAAGGGAGTCCCCGTCGTTCAGCCCGGCGACGATCTTTTCTGGTTCAATCACCCTCGACTCATTCTTTACCTAATTAATTTTGTGCTCTTCCAg AATGCTTTTCAAATGGCGTTCTTCGTCTGGACAACA TATGAATTTGGGCTAAGATCTTGTTTCCATGAGCATGTGGAGGACATCGTAATCAGAATTTCAATGGG GATTCTGATCCAGATTTTGTGTAGCTATGTCACACTCCCTTTATATGCCCTTGTGACTCAG ATGGGATCATCCATGAGACCAACTATATTCAACGAACGAATCGCGACCGCCCTAAGAAACTGGCACCACACAGCAAAGAAACACATCAAACACAACAAGCATTCGACATCGGTCACACCAATATCAAGCATGCCCCCGACGCCCTCACACGGCATGTCGCCCGTTCATCTATTGCGCAACCACAAGAGTGATATGGACAGTCTCCAGACTTCACCGCACAAACCAGGCTACTATTTGGAACATTGGGACCCCGAGGGATCGTCATCTCCCACCCACTTTCATAAGGGTGACGGATCTTCGGCTTTTCAACACCATGTTGAGTTAGGACATTATGTGGTTCAAGAAGAGGAGATCAACCTGGATCATGGTTCGTCCCAAGTTGCACCGTTGCCACTGTCATCAAATGAGCGCGTAGAGGTAAATTTTGATGGGAGGAAGGATTTCTCATTCGAGAAGAGAACCAAGGCATGA